A stretch of Crossiella cryophila DNA encodes these proteins:
- the ruvX gene encoding Holliday junction resolvase RuvX: protein MTGADQPARQPDRPGAHDVGPGRRLAVDVGSVRVGIALSDPAPMLATPLVTLSRDEKTGRDLDELVALVSEHEVVEVIVGLPRTLAGRHGDAAQTATAYADRLAERIAPVPVRLTDERLTTVSAARMLSQRGVKGKRQRAVIDQAAAVEILQFWLDARANAVAVRGEENR from the coding sequence GTGACCGGCGCTGACCAGCCCGCACGCCAGCCTGACCGCCCCGGCGCCCACGACGTGGGCCCGGGGCGGCGGCTCGCCGTGGACGTCGGCTCGGTCCGGGTCGGCATCGCCCTGAGCGATCCCGCCCCCATGCTGGCCACCCCGCTGGTTACCCTGTCGCGTGATGAGAAGACCGGCAGGGACCTGGACGAGCTGGTCGCCCTCGTCAGCGAACACGAGGTGGTCGAGGTGATCGTGGGCCTGCCCAGGACCCTGGCCGGCCGGCACGGCGACGCGGCGCAGACCGCGACCGCCTACGCCGACCGGCTCGCCGAGCGCATCGCGCCGGTGCCGGTCCGGCTGACCGACGAACGCCTGACCACCGTCAGTGCCGCGCGGATGCTCAGTCAGCGCGGCGTCAAGGGCAAGCGGCAGCGTGCCGTCATCGACCAGGCGGCGGCCGTGGAGATCCTGCAGTTCTGGCTGGACGCCAGGGCCAACGCGGTGGCCGTACGCGGCGAGGAGAATCGGTGA